The bacterium nucleotide sequence CATAACTCCGGCTGGAAAATGAGTCCGGGCCAGAAGCTGGTTCTGCAATTCCAGGACGGCACCGTGGCGGGAGAGGAGCAGGCACGGCTGCGTGACTTTGTGACCGGGGTGCTGACGCGGTTCGCGGACGACAACCGCGTCCTGTTGTGGGACCTTTATAACGAACCCGCCAATGGTGGCCCTGACGATAAAAGCCTGGAATTGCTGAAGCTGACGTGGCAGTGGGCGCGCGAGGTTCGCGTCTCTCAACCGCTCTCCACCGGCCTCTGGTTTGAAAACGGTGACAAGCACAAGCAAGTCCATGCGCTGATGGCCGCGGAATCGGACATTATGACCTTCCACAATTACACGGATGCCACGAAGCTGGAAGCGGAAATTGTTGCGCTCAAGGAACGGTTTCCCGGCCGGCCGATCCTTTGCACGGAATACATGGCGCGTGCTTCGGGTTCCACGTTCCTGGATTGCCTGCCGGTGTTCAAGAAACACGGCATCGGCTGCTACAACTGGGGCTTGGTAGCGGGAAAAACTCAGACCCATTTTGGATGGGAAACCATCGAGAAACTCGGGGCATTGAAAGCCCAAGGCGCGTTCCTCAAGCCCGGCGATCCGATTCCGGAACCCGGGTTGTGGTTCCACGA carries:
- a CDS encoding cellulase family glycosylhydrolase, with the protein product MGKRWTVEQANEWYQKQPWLVGCNYIPATAINQLEMWQAETYDPVTIDRELGWAAGIGFNTVRVFLHDLVWSQDPGGFSRRIDDFLSLADRHGIKVMLVLFDDCHRPDPVLGVQPLPVAGVHNSGWKMSPGQKLVLQFQDGTVAGEEQARLRDFVTGVLTRFADDNRVLLWDLYNEPANGGPDDKSLELLKLTWQWAREVRVSQPLSTGLWFENGDKHKQVHALMAAESDIMTFHNYTDATKLEAEIVALKERFPGRPILCTEYMARASGSTFLDCLPVFKKHGIGCYNWGLVAGKTQTHFGWETIEKLGALKAQGAFLKPGDPIPEPGLWFHEIFRMDGSPYSPAETAFIRAITK